Proteins from one Halococcus sediminicola genomic window:
- a CDS encoding ParB/RepB/Spo0J family partition protein, which yields MSTTTRCRRDPSPYSAREFDTPDHKEFVKQTSERGHLLTFPTVREFPDSEYKTVGGYKRLEAARRAGLNKFTVRVLDLDKWETARRFVDGHIPDRGRWDSSREEPEIEELTEFSPASSFETQPKQG from the coding sequence GTGTCTACAACAACTCGCTGTCGACGCGATCCATCGCCGTACAGCGCCCGCGAGTTCGACACTCCCGACCACAAGGAATTCGTGAAACAGACGAGCGAGCGTGGCCACTTGCTGACGTTCCCGACTGTACGAGAGTTTCCGGACAGCGAGTACAAGACGGTCGGCGGCTACAAGCGTCTGGAGGCCGCCCGACGTGCGGGCCTCAACAAATTCACCGTGCGCGTGCTCGACCTCGACAAGTGGGAGACTGCCCGCCGGTTTGTCGACGGGCATATCCCGGATCGAGGGCGATGGGACAGCTCCCGCGAGGAGCCTGAGATTGAGGAGTTGACCGAGTTCTCACCGGCGAGTTCGTTTGAGACACAGCCAAAGCAAGGCTGA
- a CDS encoding helix-turn-helix transcriptional regulator yields the protein MDPSLEDIDFLARSQHRIGVLAALAENSSDRRDLQDTTEASASTISRVLSDLEARHWVTRDPPRYELTPLGTFVATRFLNLHDAMGLERTLRDVWQWLPREMDGFSVELFDDVVVSYPGPAYPYQPVERVTHLLEHTETIRGFGTTIYKSGNIEVFCRRVIEGMEMEYVYAPSVLRAIIAWNPDLVAKVFACENCTILLHDDLPDGDRCGLNVMDDCIGLCGHDRETAQLKAVIDTKSSEARDWATNAYERYRSEARPFDPDAFETADHDPQRITLRVEA from the coding sequence ATGGACCCGTCGCTCGAAGACATCGACTTTCTGGCCCGCTCACAGCACCGCATCGGGGTGCTCGCCGCACTAGCTGAGAATTCCTCTGATCGTCGTGATCTGCAAGACACCACCGAGGCCTCGGCTTCGACTATCTCCCGTGTTCTCAGTGATCTCGAAGCTCGCCACTGGGTCACCCGAGATCCGCCTCGATACGAACTGACGCCGTTAGGAACTTTTGTTGCCACGCGATTCCTCAATCTCCATGACGCAATGGGCCTCGAACGAACGTTACGCGATGTCTGGCAATGGCTGCCGCGTGAGATGGATGGATTTTCAGTCGAACTGTTCGATGACGTCGTCGTCTCGTATCCGGGGCCTGCGTATCCCTATCAACCCGTCGAACGCGTGACTCACCTGCTTGAGCACACCGAGACGATACGTGGCTTCGGGACGACGATCTACAAATCAGGGAACATCGAAGTGTTCTGTCGGCGCGTCATCGAAGGGATGGAGATGGAATATGTCTATGCGCCATCAGTTCTTCGAGCCATCATCGCGTGGAATCCCGACCTTGTCGCCAAAGTCTTCGCGTGCGAGAACTGCACCATCCTCCTGCATGACGACCTGCCGGATGGCGATCGGTGCGGACTCAACGTCATGGATGACTGTATCGGACTCTGTGGACACGATCGCGAGACCGCACAACTCAAGGCCGTGATCGATACAAAATCGTCAGAGGCGCGCGACTGGGCGACTAATGCGTACGAGCGCTATCGTAGTGAAGCGCGCCCGTTTGATCCGGACGCATTCGAGACGGCAGATCACGATCCACAAAGGATTACGTTACGCGTTGAGGCCTGA
- a CDS encoding O-methyltransferase, whose amino-acid sequence MTELVSEAVGRLLHLTTPEMDEVLESMEAQARESDFPTVGPDVGEFLRLCARLVDAESVFEFGSGYGYSAYWLAPALSSDGRIVLTEVDHDELEQAREYLTRGGYDDRAVFEEGDALETIERYDGPFDLVLIDNENHRYVDAFEAVREKVASGGVVIADNVITATGQFDPEELRAVLEDDHEPETKNLAGIADYYHHVRTNSAFETVLVPVGEGITVSVRL is encoded by the coding sequence ATGACCGAACTTGTCTCTGAAGCGGTTGGCCGACTGCTCCATCTGACGACTCCCGAGATGGACGAAGTACTCGAATCGATGGAAGCGCAGGCACGCGAGTCTGACTTCCCAACCGTCGGCCCTGATGTCGGGGAATTCCTCCGGCTCTGCGCCCGACTGGTTGATGCCGAGTCCGTTTTCGAGTTCGGTTCCGGCTACGGCTACTCCGCGTACTGGCTCGCACCAGCACTCTCGTCTGATGGGCGGATCGTTCTCACCGAAGTCGACCACGACGAATTAGAGCAGGCCCGCGAGTACCTCACTCGCGGCGGCTACGATGACCGCGCAGTGTTCGAGGAGGGTGACGCCCTGGAGACGATCGAGCGCTACGATGGCCCGTTCGACCTCGTACTCATTGACAACGAAAACCACCGCTACGTCGACGCCTTCGAAGCCGTCCGCGAGAAGGTTGCTTCTGGTGGTGTCGTCATCGCCGACAACGTCATCACTGCCACTGGACAGTTTGACCCTGAAGAGCTTCGTGCTGTCTTAGAGGACGATCACGAACCAGAAACCAAGAATCTGGCTGGCATCGCGGATTATTACCACCACGTCCGCACAAATTCTGCATTCGAGACCGTCCTCGTCCCCGTCGGAGAGGGCATTACTGTGAGTGTTCGACTGTAG
- a CDS encoding M20 family metallopeptidase: MKNGDRHSELETLARDLVRLESENPPGNEAAVTEFVADWLDEHDIEHEIVEKPYEDRPQVAAWVGSGAPTVVYNSHADVVPAGDVDRWTHDPYGGHIEDGKLFGRGAADMKTGLAVGMLAIRTMRDEIESGHHSGSIVLHVAIGEETADPGTKTLLEKGFDGDYGIVLEPTDFRVATRSKGLACYEITVRGEQSHASRPDQGTNAIEAVGPLIATVDDYDTELRKSEDSLVGRSYATLTQMAAGIDSNMAVLPEEASLLLDRRVLPGESLEDVDDEIASLLATLATDHDVDATCRRVQKYAAASVPTDTHLASVLRSSVGSVTGTTPAPWGIEAATDVRNFVNDAAIDAVTWGPGRLEQAHTVDEHINLRDAAAGLNILKRATRELLASG; encoded by the coding sequence ATGAAAAACGGTGATCGGCATTCAGAACTCGAAACTCTTGCCCGTGATCTCGTGCGTCTCGAATCGGAGAATCCACCGGGAAACGAAGCTGCCGTCACCGAATTCGTGGCCGATTGGCTAGACGAACACGACATCGAGCACGAAATCGTTGAAAAGCCGTACGAGGATCGTCCACAGGTCGCCGCATGGGTCGGCTCAGGCGCGCCAACCGTCGTGTACAACAGTCATGCGGACGTTGTGCCTGCCGGCGATGTCGACCGCTGGACGCACGATCCATATGGCGGTCACATCGAGGACGGAAAGCTCTTCGGACGGGGGGCGGCGGACATGAAAACGGGGCTGGCCGTGGGAATGCTTGCGATCCGTACCATGCGAGATGAGATCGAGTCTGGCCACCACAGCGGCTCCATCGTATTGCACGTCGCCATCGGCGAAGAGACGGCCGATCCGGGGACCAAAACGTTGCTTGAAAAAGGGTTCGATGGCGACTACGGTATCGTCTTGGAGCCTACCGACTTTCGAGTGGCTACCCGGTCGAAAGGGCTTGCGTGCTACGAGATAACGGTTCGCGGCGAGCAGTCACACGCGAGTCGTCCCGATCAGGGCACCAACGCAATCGAAGCGGTCGGGCCGCTCATCGCCACCGTCGACGACTACGACACCGAACTCAGGAAGAGCGAGGATTCACTCGTCGGTCGCTCCTACGCGACGCTCACACAGATGGCAGCCGGTATCGACTCGAATATGGCTGTTCTTCCGGAAGAAGCCAGCCTCCTCCTCGACCGGAGAGTTCTTCCCGGCGAATCGCTTGAAGACGTGGATGACGAGATAGCGTCCCTTCTTGCCACTCTCGCCACGGATCATGATGTCGACGCGACGTGTCGGCGCGTCCAGAAGTACGCCGCGGCATCTGTGCCGACGGATACCCATCTCGCATCGGTGCTTCGATCGAGCGTGGGTTCGGTAACGGGAACAACGCCCGCTCCGTGGGGTATCGAAGCAGCCACCGACGTGCGGAACTTCGTGAACGATGCAGCAATCGATGCCGTCACGTGGGGTCCCGGTCGTCTTGAACAGGCACACACCGTTGATGAGCACATCAACCTACGCGATGCTGCCGCCGGACTCAATATCTTGAAACGAGCAACGCGAGAGTTGCTTGCATCGGGGTGA
- the phaZ gene encoding intracellular short-chain-length polyhydroxyalkanoate depolymerase, with amino-acid sequence MSTDDMTAELHSTELPNGETISYREREGGTIPLLLLHGNQTSSKHWDVLLEAMDPEYKLYAMDMRGFGASSYETQIDSIANFANDVEMFVDELDLEAFHLMGWSTGGGVAMEFAADHPDRVRKLVLMAPVSTRGYPIYRKDENGEPTDEFLTTREEIAEDPIQVMPVAEAQRTNDGATMRAIWEQLIYTHNQPEPARYDEYVEDMLTQRNIVDVDYALAQFNISEEDNGVTEGTGKATEIDMPTLVLRGERDLVITEEMVKQTVADIGANAELLVLDDCGHSPLIDDLDQLLYEVTTFIES; translated from the coding sequence ATGTCAACAGACGATATGACCGCCGAACTCCACTCAACTGAACTGCCGAACGGCGAAACCATCAGCTACCGCGAGCGTGAGGGCGGGACGATTCCACTCCTCTTGCTCCACGGCAACCAGACATCCTCGAAACACTGGGATGTCCTGCTCGAAGCGATGGATCCAGAATACAAGCTCTATGCGATGGATATGCGAGGGTTCGGTGCTTCATCATATGAAACACAGATCGATTCGATTGCCAACTTCGCCAACGACGTCGAGATGTTCGTGGACGAACTCGACCTCGAAGCGTTTCACCTCATGGGGTGGTCGACCGGCGGCGGAGTAGCGATGGAATTCGCCGCAGACCACCCTGACCGAGTTCGGAAACTCGTTCTCATGGCTCCGGTGAGCACGCGTGGCTATCCGATCTACAGAAAGGACGAGAACGGTGAACCCACCGACGAATTTCTCACCACGCGTGAAGAAATCGCCGAGGATCCGATCCAAGTCATGCCCGTCGCCGAGGCCCAGCGGACGAACGATGGAGCGACGATGCGGGCAATCTGGGAGCAGCTCATCTACACTCACAACCAGCCAGAACCTGCCCGATACGACGAGTATGTCGAAGATATGCTCACCCAACGCAATATCGTCGATGTCGACTACGCGCTGGCACAATTCAACATCTCCGAAGAGGACAATGGTGTCACCGAGGGAACGGGGAAAGCAACCGAGATCGATATGCCAACGCTTGTACTTCGGGGTGAGCGCGACCTCGTGATTACCGAGGAGATGGTCAAACAGACGGTTGCAGACATCGGTGCGAACGCCGAATTGCTCGTCTTAGACGACTGTGGCCACTCGCCGCTGATCGACGACCTCGACCAGCTCCTTTACGAAGTGACAACGTTCATCGAATCGTAG
- a CDS encoding ethanolamine ammonia-lyase subunit EutB: MAITSAVGDERYEFDSFRTLLAKANEQKSGDELAGIAARSEAERVAAKDALSRVTLRELRENPVVPVADDEVTRVIQDAIEESSYEHIADWTVADLREFLVDSTTRDDDIREIRAGLTSEMIAAVTKLMSNMDLVLVASKMTVTARCNTTIGEPGTLSFRLQPNDPTDDTQNMLDAIREGLSYGAGDALIGVNPVADDVANTMAILEATAEFIEEWNVPTQNCCLSHITTQMDAVRDGAPADLLFQSLAGTEAGNEEFGVDVALLDEAHDLGQRRCRSSGPNVMYFETGQGSELSGDAHEEVDQLTLESRCYGLAKRYDPFIVNTVVGFIGPEYLYDGRQVIRAGLEDVFMGKLHGISMGIDACYTNHIQADQNDIENLAVLLAAAGTNYFITVPMGDDVMLNYQSNSFHDAAALREIFDLDPIESFAEWLDEMELFENGRPTERAGDPTVFT, translated from the coding sequence ATGGCAATTACATCAGCAGTTGGCGACGAGCGATACGAATTCGACTCGTTCCGGACACTGCTCGCCAAAGCCAATGAGCAGAAATCAGGCGACGAACTCGCCGGTATCGCCGCTCGCTCGGAGGCCGAGCGCGTCGCTGCGAAGGACGCGCTGAGCCGCGTCACGCTCCGCGAACTCCGCGAAAACCCTGTCGTTCCCGTTGCGGACGATGAGGTGACGCGCGTCATCCAAGATGCCATCGAGGAATCGTCCTACGAACACATCGCCGACTGGACTGTTGCCGACCTTCGGGAGTTCTTGGTCGATTCGACGACCCGTGACGATGACATCCGTGAGATTCGAGCCGGGTTGACGAGCGAGATGATCGCAGCCGTGACGAAACTCATGTCGAACATGGACTTAGTGCTCGTCGCCTCGAAGATGACCGTGACCGCCCGCTGTAACACGACCATCGGCGAGCCGGGAACGCTCTCGTTCCGACTGCAGCCGAACGATCCGACGGACGACACCCAAAACATGCTCGATGCGATCCGCGAGGGACTCTCGTATGGGGCGGGCGACGCGCTCATTGGCGTCAACCCGGTCGCGGATGACGTCGCCAACACGATGGCGATTCTCGAAGCGACGGCGGAGTTCATCGAGGAGTGGAACGTGCCGACCCAGAACTGCTGTCTCTCGCACATCACTACCCAAATGGACGCCGTTCGTGACGGAGCGCCGGCGGACCTGCTGTTCCAGAGCCTCGCCGGGACCGAGGCTGGCAACGAAGAGTTCGGCGTTGATGTCGCCCTCCTCGACGAGGCACACGACCTCGGGCAACGCCGCTGTCGTTCGTCGGGACCGAACGTTATGTACTTCGAGACCGGCCAAGGATCGGAGCTTTCGGGCGACGCACATGAGGAGGTAGACCAGCTGACGCTCGAATCCCGCTGCTACGGGCTGGCGAAGCGCTATGACCCGTTCATCGTCAACACGGTCGTCGGATTCATCGGTCCCGAATATCTCTACGACGGACGGCAGGTGATTCGCGCCGGATTGGAAGACGTGTTCATGGGAAAACTTCACGGGATATCGATGGGTATTGACGCCTGCTATACGAACCACATTCAAGCGGATCAGAACGACATCGAGAATCTCGCCGTGTTGCTCGCGGCGGCGGGGACGAACTACTTCATCACCGTCCCAATGGGCGACGATGTGATGCTTAACTACCAGTCGAACAGCTTTCACGACGCGGCGGCCCTTCGGGAAATTTTCGATCTCGATCCAATCGAGTCGTTCGCCGAGTGGCTCGACGAGATGGAGCTGTTCGAAAACGGCCGGCCGACCGAGCGCGCCGGCGACCCGACGGTGTTCACATGA
- a CDS encoding APC family permease, translating to MSSDTEESGLVRQLSWVHGATIMAGMMIGAGIFVITGQAAAVMGPTVPLGFLAVIPLIIVTALIYSIYMSGPLGEHAGGAYVHISRTWNSLFTGYIVMWVKWVAYAGTIAAIGIDLGGVLHTFDVLSFLPAQTWALLVITVLFVVNLIGIDIYGNAQAFMTIPLVVALLLLVVPGLFAVSGGNFTPLLPAELYADGYIDPVLSGTAVLLFSYIGFEALAQAGEEMKAPQRTLPKLFVYTSVGVGILYTLVTFVVIGVIGWQTAASVEAPLTAAAQSYFPAGTAVVIALASILAYLTTINTSYLVPSRLLYAFGKDNIVPSTLAHVNERFHTPDVSLTITYVVSVVLVLTATFQFAILITLSAVTLVYFTHSLSGMALPWLRPELYEQSEFRPSPIVCSIIGGVSALTMAVLGWQTLSVNGLEPAARTVLAGNIVEGLTSNPALMLLVWAVAGAVVFFGYRLYLRSQDLDIEERQTIKALYDSPDSTNDD from the coding sequence ATGTCTTCAGACACAGAAGAGAGCGGTCTCGTTCGTCAACTCAGTTGGGTTCACGGCGCTACAATCATGGCGGGAATGATGATCGGAGCCGGGATCTTCGTCATTACTGGCCAGGCGGCTGCTGTTATGGGACCGACTGTTCCCCTTGGATTCCTTGCGGTAATTCCACTCATCATCGTCACTGCACTCATATATTCGATTTACATGAGTGGACCGCTGGGAGAACACGCCGGGGGCGCATACGTTCACATCTCCCGGACGTGGAACTCGTTGTTCACTGGCTACATCGTCATGTGGGTAAAATGGGTCGCTTATGCGGGAACGATTGCTGCTATCGGAATCGACCTCGGTGGTGTACTCCACACCTTCGATGTACTTTCCTTTCTTCCGGCCCAGACGTGGGCGCTCTTGGTGATTACCGTCCTGTTCGTAGTCAACTTGATAGGAATCGATATCTACGGCAACGCACAGGCGTTTATGACCATCCCGCTCGTCGTTGCTCTCCTTTTGCTAGTTGTCCCTGGACTGTTTGCCGTCAGCGGTGGCAACTTCACACCCCTGCTCCCGGCAGAGCTGTACGCGGATGGCTATATTGACCCCGTACTATCTGGTACTGCGGTACTTCTGTTCTCGTATATCGGCTTCGAGGCGCTCGCACAGGCTGGCGAGGAGATGAAAGCCCCACAGCGAACGCTGCCGAAACTGTTCGTGTACACTTCGGTTGGCGTTGGAATACTCTACACGCTCGTCACGTTCGTGGTAATCGGCGTAATCGGGTGGCAGACTGCGGCCTCGGTGGAAGCACCCCTAACCGCAGCCGCACAGTCGTACTTCCCGGCCGGAACAGCCGTCGTCATCGCGCTCGCTAGCATCCTCGCGTATTTGACCACAATAAATACGTCGTATCTGGTCCCGAGCCGATTGTTGTACGCTTTCGGCAAGGATAACATCGTTCCGAGCACTCTCGCACACGTCAACGAACGGTTTCACACTCCGGACGTGTCGCTAACGATCACGTACGTAGTTAGCGTCGTTCTGGTACTGACGGCCACGTTCCAGTTTGCGATACTAATAACCCTCTCTGCGGTAACGCTCGTTTATTTCACGCATTCCCTTTCAGGGATGGCACTGCCGTGGCTCCGGCCGGAGCTGTATGAGCAGTCGGAGTTCCGTCCGTCACCAATAGTGTGCTCGATCATCGGCGGTGTGAGTGCGCTCACGATGGCAGTGCTCGGATGGCAGACCCTCTCGGTGAACGGACTGGAGCCAGCGGCGAGGACGGTGCTGGCTGGAAATATCGTCGAGGGTCTCACCTCAAACCCAGCACTCATGCTTCTCGTGTGGGCTGTCGCCGGTGCAGTCGTCTTTTTCGGCTACCGCCTGTATCTCCGCTCTCAGGACCTCGATATCGAGGAACGGCAAACTATCAAGGCGCTTTACGATTCTCCTGACTCAACCAACGACGACTGA
- the eutC gene encoding ethanolamine ammonia-lyase subunit EutC, with protein MTPPDDRSSSERNTTENPENAAALERIATRTPSRLGVGRAGPRPRTDALVTFRSDHGTARDAVLTHVSGELIDDLDLVKIRTRVEDKEEYLTRPDLGREISEETIKHLHENCRQNPQVQLIVADGLSSTAVEANVPELLPICMDGLADRELDVGTLIFVEYGRVDVMDAVGEELDADCCVVLIGERPGLATAASLSAYMVYGPKRGTPTSKKSVISNIHADGLPPVEAGAEIADLVAEMCDKERSGLELREDEREFVTE; from the coding sequence ATGACCCCTCCCGACGACCGTTCGTCATCCGAACGGAACACTACTGAGAACCCGGAAAACGCTGCCGCGCTCGAACGCATCGCCACGCGCACCCCCTCGCGGCTCGGCGTCGGCCGTGCCGGTCCCCGTCCCCGGACGGACGCGCTGGTGACGTTCCGGTCGGACCACGGGACGGCCCGCGATGCGGTGCTCACGCACGTTTCGGGCGAACTGATCGACGACCTTGATCTTGTGAAGATCCGAACACGAGTCGAAGACAAGGAGGAGTATCTCACCCGTCCGGACCTCGGTCGCGAGATTTCCGAAGAGACGATAAAGCACCTCCATGAGAACTGTCGGCAGAATCCTCAAGTACAGCTCATCGTCGCCGACGGGCTGAGCTCGACCGCCGTCGAAGCGAACGTTCCGGAGCTGTTGCCCATCTGTATGGACGGGTTGGCGGATCGGGAACTGGATGTCGGGACGCTCATCTTCGTCGAATACGGGCGCGTGGACGTGATGGACGCCGTTGGCGAGGAACTCGATGCGGACTGCTGTGTTGTCCTCATCGGTGAGCGTCCCGGTCTCGCCACGGCCGCGAGCCTGAGCGCGTACATGGTCTACGGCCCGAAGCGCGGCACGCCCACCTCGAAGAAATCGGTCATCTCGAACATTCATGCTGACGGACTGCCTCCGGTCGAGGCTGGCGCGGAGATTGCCGACCTCGTGGCCGAGATGTGTGACAAGGAGCGTAGCGGGCTCGAACTCCGCGAGGACGAGCGCGAGTTCGTCACCGAGTGA
- the thrC gene encoding threonine synthase, translating into MSMKHVKNLECVQCGATYAPGQVSYTCPNHSGVSGILEVQYDYDRIRERFDEPLDGDIRSQWKYRAFLPVDDDATPVTLGEGGTELYDAPRLSEQLGVETRVKDDGRNPTGVLKDRATSVSVTKAMHASRGIVTCASTGNAAASLAGYAARAGVDCRLFVPSDAPVGKLAQPLVYGADVLAVDGSYDEAYDLSMEATEEFGWYNRNAAINPYQVEGKRTVGHEIAEQTRGDVPDWLVFSMGDGCTIHGAWKGFREFRKMGFVEQVPKMLGVQAEGAAAIHDAFHEHGSADELASTRADSIAVGRPRNTVKALRALNESSGSSVLVDDEEILRAEKLLGSTEGIYAEPAGAAPVAGVRTALREGLIEENESVVVVVTGNGLKDTESAMEASGTATEIAPNIEAVNELYGTDGD; encoded by the coding sequence ATGTCGATGAAGCACGTCAAGAACCTCGAGTGTGTACAGTGTGGGGCGACATACGCCCCCGGGCAAGTTAGCTACACCTGTCCGAACCATAGTGGCGTGAGCGGCATCCTCGAAGTGCAGTACGATTACGACCGAATTCGCGAGCGTTTCGACGAGCCGCTCGATGGCGACATCCGAAGCCAGTGGAAGTACCGGGCGTTTCTTCCCGTCGACGACGATGCGACGCCCGTGACGCTCGGCGAGGGTGGCACGGAACTGTACGATGCGCCACGACTGAGCGAACAGTTGGGCGTCGAAACGCGTGTGAAGGACGACGGCCGCAATCCGACCGGCGTCCTCAAGGACCGTGCGACGAGTGTCTCGGTCACCAAAGCAATGCACGCCAGCCGTGGCATCGTCACCTGCGCATCAACGGGCAACGCTGCGGCGTCGCTCGCTGGCTACGCCGCCCGTGCTGGAGTGGACTGTCGGCTGTTCGTTCCGAGCGACGCGCCGGTGGGAAAGCTCGCCCAGCCGCTCGTCTACGGAGCGGACGTGCTCGCCGTCGACGGCTCGTACGACGAAGCCTACGATCTCTCGATGGAAGCCACCGAGGAGTTCGGCTGGTACAACCGCAACGCGGCGATCAATCCCTACCAAGTGGAGGGAAAGCGGACCGTCGGCCACGAAATCGCCGAGCAGACCCGTGGCGACGTCCCGGACTGGCTGGTGTTCTCGATGGGCGACGGCTGCACCATCCACGGTGCATGGAAGGGCTTCCGCGAGTTCCGGAAGATGGGCTTCGTCGAGCAGGTTCCGAAAATGCTCGGCGTCCAGGCCGAGGGCGCGGCAGCCATCCACGACGCCTTCCACGAGCACGGTTCGGCCGACGAACTGGCGAGCACGCGCGCCGACAGCATCGCAGTCGGTCGGCCTCGAAATACGGTGAAAGCGCTCAGAGCATTGAACGAGAGCAGTGGCTCGTCGGTTCTGGTCGATGATGAGGAAATTCTGCGCGCGGAGAAGCTGCTCGGAAGCACTGAGGGCATCTACGCGGAGCCGGCGGGTGCAGCGCCTGTCGCCGGCGTTCGCACGGCACTTCGGGAAGGTCTCATCGAGGAGAACGAATCGGTGGTGGTCGTGGTGACCGGAAACGGATTGAAAGACACTGAGAGCGCAATGGAAGCGTCTGGGACAGCGACCGAAATCGCACCAAACATCGAGGCGGTAAACGAACTGTACGGTACTGATGGAGATTGA
- a CDS encoding DUF6788 family protein, with the protein MTEQDPPAPPGQLPKYLAEGLPKQDSETLAETLAETREYIEELLAWRERPVEEHDLPEEAEPVDESTHGQGTVIEEMVTCGDESCACMTDGEKHGPYLYRYYREDGTLTSEYLGKP; encoded by the coding sequence ATGACCGAACAGGATCCGCCGGCCCCTCCGGGGCAGTTGCCGAAGTACCTCGCCGAAGGCCTGCCCAAACAGGACAGCGAGACGCTCGCAGAGACGCTCGCAGAGACCCGCGAGTACATCGAGGAGTTGCTCGCGTGGAGAGAGCGGCCGGTCGAAGAGCACGACCTTCCTGAAGAAGCCGAGCCAGTTGACGAATCCACCCACGGGCAGGGGACCGTGATCGAGGAGATGGTGACCTGTGGCGACGAATCGTGTGCGTGCATGACCGACGGCGAGAAGCATGGGCCGTATCTCTATCGGTACTACCGCGAGGATGGAACGCTCACCTCGGAGTATCTCGGGAAACCATGA
- a CDS encoding ethanolamine ammonia-lyase reactivating factor EutA, with the protein MSERRLTSIGIDIGTTTTQVLLSELTVGTAGHAGADKLVVTDREILHRGEIHRTRLLDAETVDIEATASIVHEELAAAGVAPSEIDTGAVIVTGETAHKDNAEPLVHRLAIDSGEFVAATAGAALEAVLAGRGAGTATRAIKTEAVIANVDIGGGTTNIAVFDATGVRDTRCIDVGGRLVEFDGEGTVAKLSEPARSLAEELGLSIDGGENQTCDDFRKLIAAMADCVLDTATGPPFADRTRTLAIGSLPTETVQLDGVVFTGGVGRLVNTPDEAADAYGDAGSLLAAAVRDRAAALPVLQPEEDVRATVIGAGTQTMRLSGRTLAVDASLLPLRNLPVIGALDLGNICREMLFDRFDDAVATAEERHGPGEPFVLSIDDVGPVTYQRVKDVAKAIAAACGDANETGMPVVVLTRQNCAKALGQTLNSHLDGHPILTIDEVEADEGDYLDIGSPLADSDTVPVVVKTLAFGG; encoded by the coding sequence ATGAGCGAGAGACGACTCACCAGCATCGGCATCGACATCGGCACAACGACGACGCAGGTGCTCCTGAGCGAGTTGACGGTCGGCACCGCAGGCCACGCCGGTGCGGACAAGCTGGTGGTCACAGATCGTGAAATCCTCCATCGAGGTGAGATACACCGGACCCGACTGCTCGATGCCGAGACCGTCGACATTGAGGCGACCGCCTCCATCGTGCACGAGGAACTCGCAGCGGCTGGGGTAGCCCCGAGCGAAATCGACACGGGGGCGGTCATCGTAACCGGCGAGACGGCCCACAAGGACAACGCCGAACCGCTCGTGCACCGACTGGCAATCGACAGCGGCGAGTTCGTTGCGGCGACGGCCGGTGCGGCACTCGAGGCCGTTCTGGCCGGCCGGGGCGCTGGCACGGCGACCCGCGCCATTAAGACGGAAGCGGTAATTGCGAACGTCGATATCGGCGGCGGAACGACGAACATCGCGGTGTTCGATGCGACCGGCGTTCGTGACACCCGCTGCATCGACGTCGGCGGGCGGCTGGTCGAGTTCGATGGAGAGGGAACCGTAGCGAAGCTCTCGGAGCCTGCACGGAGTCTCGCCGAGGAACTGGGCCTTTCAATCGACGGCGGAGAGAACCAGACGTGCGATGACTTCCGGAAGTTGATTGCCGCGATGGCCGACTGTGTTCTCGACACCGCGACTGGCCCGCCGTTCGCTGACCGGACACGAACCCTTGCCATCGGTTCGTTGCCGACGGAGACGGTCCAGTTGGACGGCGTCGTTTTCACCGGTGGCGTCGGGCGGCTGGTCAATACACCGGACGAGGCGGCGGATGCGTATGGCGACGCTGGTTCGCTACTGGCTGCTGCCGTCCGCGATCGGGCGGCCGCTCTTCCGGTGCTCCAGCCCGAAGAGGACGTTCGGGCGACCGTTATTGGGGCCGGGACACAGACGATGCGGCTGAGCGGTCGTACGCTCGCAGTCGACGCATCGCTGTTGCCCCTCCGCAACCTCCCCGTCATCGGAGCGCTTGATCTCGGAAACATCTGTCGTGAGATGCTTTTCGATCGATTCGACGACGCCGTTGCGACGGCCGAGGAAAGACATGGCCCCGGTGAGCCGTTTGTGCTTTCCATCGACGACGTCGGGCCTGTGACGTACCAGCGAGTCAAGGACGTTGCGAAGGCGATAGCGGCCGCCTGCGGGGATGCGAACGAAACGGGAATGCCAGTGGTCGTGCTGACACGACAGAACTGCGCGAAAGCACTCGGACAGACATTGAACAGTCATCTCGATGGCCATCCAATACTTACCATCGACGAGGTCGAGGCTGACGAGGGCGATTACCTCGATATCGGCTCTCCACTTGCCGATAGCGATACCGTACCGGTGGTCGTGAAGACGTTAGCCTTCGGTGGCTGA